The following coding sequences lie in one Paenibacillus durus ATCC 35681 genomic window:
- a CDS encoding DUF6382 domain-containing protein, with protein MFGLTRDFVQQDGIRMVLGGREGMPISKLNTVQSRMLSSLSIPHHLRLFLKEVDLSVTLEYSVSGKKLLSHLLKGARLSLAELYGLLLQVAEGMEAGRLHMLRPEQYVLHEDYIFIEGPLQSGKVYLTYVPLEMIEPAQSLGESLKGLIMALMPSVTELNGDGVQRLLHYCGEDECTALGWKELLSALLTEDDGERNSIVNAETAAAASTSTEAVKLPVAEWRGGEKTRRWKDEDDAEPDLAIDAASPPNGRNSSKKTYILLGCILLDALLWKYAYLDHPGRLPLMLCGLATVVFIAISALTWIGKIGGSKSEEEEYLEEETEDPGNRFSFGFGSASPFGRQDKFDVSQKFQSPTVERSKRVSAGILEFGTGEQETEWAEEHPKTSDSGAATVLLSREKAPASVEAKLREGGLPYLERTEEGSDRRERIELNRTSFIIGRSSEVAQYVEPSEGASRVHVEVFRSGGGYVLKDLDSRNGTRFQGEAMIPYKEYPLADGDAFTIVKGNYTFHQR; from the coding sequence TTGTTTGGATTAACCCGGGATTTTGTGCAGCAGGATGGCATCCGGATGGTGCTTGGGGGACGGGAGGGGATGCCGATATCGAAGCTGAATACGGTCCAGAGCCGCATGCTCTCCTCGTTAAGCATTCCGCATCATCTGCGGCTGTTTCTCAAAGAGGTGGATCTGAGTGTAACACTGGAATATTCGGTATCCGGCAAAAAGCTGCTCTCGCATCTTCTCAAGGGGGCAAGACTGAGCCTCGCCGAACTCTACGGGCTGCTGCTGCAGGTCGCCGAAGGTATGGAGGCCGGCAGACTGCATATGCTGCGTCCCGAGCAGTACGTTTTGCACGAGGATTATATTTTTATCGAAGGACCGCTGCAATCGGGAAAGGTGTACCTTACGTACGTTCCTCTGGAGATGATTGAACCGGCGCAGTCGTTGGGAGAGAGTCTCAAGGGATTAATTATGGCGTTGATGCCGAGCGTGACAGAGCTGAATGGTGATGGCGTCCAGCGGCTGCTGCACTACTGCGGGGAAGATGAATGTACCGCCTTGGGATGGAAGGAGCTTCTTTCGGCGCTGCTGACGGAGGATGACGGGGAGCGGAATTCCATAGTGAACGCGGAGACAGCGGCAGCGGCTTCCACTTCGACGGAAGCTGTCAAATTGCCAGTTGCCGAATGGAGGGGCGGAGAAAAGACGAGACGATGGAAGGACGAGGACGACGCTGAACCTGATTTGGCCATTGATGCAGCCAGTCCGCCTAACGGGCGAAATTCCTCGAAAAAAACGTATATTTTGCTCGGATGCATTCTGCTGGACGCCCTGCTGTGGAAATATGCATACCTTGACCATCCCGGAAGGCTGCCCCTGATGCTCTGCGGATTAGCCACGGTGGTGTTCATTGCAATAAGCGCCTTGACATGGATAGGGAAAATAGGAGGCAGCAAATCGGAAGAGGAGGAGTACTTGGAGGAGGAAACGGAAGATCCGGGAAATAGATTCTCTTTTGGATTCGGATCGGCCTCGCCGTTTGGCAGACAGGACAAGTTCGATGTATCCCAGAAGTTCCAATCTCCGACTGTTGAACGAAGTAAGCGGGTGTCCGCCGGAATTCTTGAATTTGGAACCGGAGAACAAGAGACAGAATGGGCGGAGGAGCATCCGAAGACCTCGGACTCCGGAGCGGCCACCGTGCTGCTGTCCAGAGAGAAAGCTCCTGCTTCCGTGGAAGCGAAGCTGCGCGAGGGAGGACTGCCCTATCTTGAAAGAACGGAGGAAGGAAGCGACCGGCGGGAAAGAATCGAGCTGAACCGGACAAGCTTTATTATCGGCCGCTCTTCGGAGGTGGCGCAGTATGTGGAGCCGTCGGAAGGAGCCTCCAGAGTGCATGTCGAGGTATTCCGCAGCGGCGGCGGCTATGTGCTGAAAGACCTCGATTCGCGCAACGGCACCCGGTTTCAGGGAGAGGCAATGATTCCTTACAAAGAATATCCACTGGCTGACGGAGACGCCTTCACTATTGTAAAAGGGAACTATACCTTTCATCAGCGTTAA
- a CDS encoding DUF2621 family protein, protein MIIKSGLGWLSASPSSLFMNTIAFWTFLLLGCMCIGGYFMFRKFLKVLPKADGKSKLDWQNYWVERSRPLWSDESKAFLDQLVQPVPGPFRDIAKHSIAAEIGRIAIESNASEVTRDHCIKGYISATPRRDSKFLIQFLEKNHIDYSPYRHLMK, encoded by the coding sequence ATGATTATTAAATCAGGGCTTGGCTGGTTATCCGCGTCACCGAGCAGCTTATTTATGAACACGATCGCTTTCTGGACATTTCTGCTGCTGGGCTGCATGTGCATCGGCGGCTATTTCATGTTCCGCAAATTTCTCAAGGTACTGCCCAAGGCAGACGGCAAATCCAAGCTGGACTGGCAGAACTACTGGGTGGAGCGCAGCCGCCCGCTGTGGAGCGACGAATCCAAAGCCTTTCTCGATCAGCTGGTGCAGCCCGTCCCCGGACCGTTCCGCGATATCGCCAAGCACTCCATCGCCGCTGAAATCGGCAGGATCGCCATCGAAAGTAATGCAAGCGAGGTTACGCGTGATCACTGCATCAAAGGATACATCTCCGCTACTCCAAGGCGCGACAGCAAGTTCCTGATTCAATTTCTGGAAAAGAATCACATTGACTATTCCCCTTACCGCCATTTAATGAAGTAA
- a CDS encoding deoxyribonuclease IV: MLKIGSHVSCADKGLLSAANEANEYGSSSFMIYTGAPQNTRRKPIEDMYPEEGKAAMRENGVEEIVVHAPYIINLASYKNHTYELAVDFLQQEIHRTHALGVKHIVLHPGAYTDKDPEYGIQRIADGLNEVLGGTHETEVHIALETMAGKGTEMGRSFEEIASMIDKVAHNERLSICLDTCHIHDAGYDIVGDLDGVLEQFDKTIGLDRIGVVHINDSKNPSGSHKDRHAPIGSGWIGFDTINRVVHHELLAGRPFILETPWIGKDAKTQRPMYEAEIALLRGNVQERFGGEFLAQVEELHAFFAKQELDPRQYVLDIWNLLKTDAKAKKADPREPLERLYDQVLAAGLFPDLSEEAVNHRLIAWLAGKQVLVNA; the protein is encoded by the coding sequence ATGCTTAAAATTGGTTCCCATGTGTCGTGTGCGGACAAAGGACTGCTCAGCGCGGCAAATGAAGCGAATGAATACGGTTCAAGCTCTTTTATGATATATACAGGCGCACCGCAAAATACCCGCCGCAAACCGATCGAAGACATGTATCCCGAAGAAGGCAAAGCGGCAATGCGGGAAAATGGCGTTGAAGAGATTGTCGTTCACGCGCCATACATCATCAACCTGGCTTCTTACAAAAATCATACCTATGAGCTTGCGGTCGATTTTCTCCAGCAGGAGATCCACCGTACTCATGCCCTGGGTGTCAAGCACATCGTGCTTCATCCGGGAGCTTACACCGATAAGGACCCGGAATACGGCATCCAGCGAATCGCCGACGGCCTGAACGAGGTGCTGGGCGGCACGCATGAGACAGAGGTTCATATTGCACTGGAAACGATGGCTGGCAAAGGGACGGAAATGGGGCGGAGCTTTGAGGAAATCGCGTCCATGATCGATAAAGTCGCGCACAACGAGCGGCTGTCGATCTGCCTGGATACATGCCATATCCACGATGCCGGTTACGATATTGTAGGCGACCTGGACGGCGTTCTCGAACAATTCGATAAGACAATCGGTCTGGACCGGATCGGCGTGGTGCATATCAACGACAGCAAAAATCCGAGCGGTTCGCATAAAGACCGCCATGCGCCAATCGGTTCGGGCTGGATCGGATTCGATACAATCAACCGGGTCGTTCATCATGAGCTGCTTGCCGGGCGCCCGTTCATTCTTGAAACGCCGTGGATCGGCAAAGATGCCAAAACCCAGCGGCCGATGTACGAAGCGGAAATTGCGCTGCTGCGCGGCAATGTTCAAGAGCGTTTTGGCGGGGAGTTTTTGGCCCAGGTTGAAGAATTGCACGCTTTCTTTGCCAAGCAGGAGCTGGACCCTAGACAGTATGTGCTGGATATTTGGAATTTGCTCAAGACCGACGCCAAGGCCAAAAAGGCCGATCCGCGCGAGCCGCTGGAGCGTCTATACGATCAGGTACTTGCAGCTGGTCTGTTCCCGGATTTAAGTGAAGAGGCGGTAAATCATCGGCTGATCGCCTGGCTGGCGGGCAAGCAGGTTCTGGTTAACGCTTAA
- the purU gene encoding formyltetrahydrofolate deformylase, which translates to MELHVKRDHSTSDEQHPNRARMLISCPDGPGIVAAVSRFLFDHGANIVQSDQYTMDPSGGMFFMRIEFDLPELEQRMAHLQAEFGEIAGQFQMSWQMFNVSHKKRLAIFVSKEDHCLVELLWQWQAGDLDADIALVVSNHADMKEYVESFGIPYHYIPVTADTKAEAERRQLETIREDIDVIILARYMQIISPSFIKHYRNRIINIHHSFLPAFIGGNPYAQAYQRGVKIIGATAHYVTEELDGGPIIEQDVQRVTHGEDVGELKRIGRTIERVVLARAVKWHIEDRILVHQNKTVVFN; encoded by the coding sequence ATGGAATTGCATGTAAAAAGAGACCATTCTACTTCGGACGAGCAGCACCCCAACCGGGCGCGAATGCTCATCTCCTGTCCGGACGGCCCGGGAATAGTCGCCGCGGTATCCCGCTTTCTGTTCGACCACGGAGCCAATATCGTGCAGTCAGATCAGTATACGATGGACCCTTCGGGCGGAATGTTCTTTATGAGAATCGAGTTCGATCTACCAGAGCTGGAGCAGCGTATGGCACATCTTCAGGCGGAGTTCGGCGAAATCGCCGGACAGTTTCAGATGAGCTGGCAAATGTTCAATGTCAGCCATAAAAAGAGACTCGCGATCTTCGTATCCAAGGAGGATCATTGCCTCGTCGAGCTGCTCTGGCAGTGGCAGGCGGGTGATCTGGACGCCGACATCGCGTTGGTTGTGAGCAATCATGCCGATATGAAGGAATACGTTGAGTCATTCGGCATACCGTATCATTACATCCCTGTAACGGCGGATACGAAGGCGGAGGCGGAACGGCGGCAGCTGGAGACGATCAGAGAAGATATCGACGTCATTATTTTGGCGCGGTACATGCAGATTATCTCACCGTCTTTTATCAAGCATTACAGGAACCGGATTATCAATATCCACCATTCGTTTCTTCCGGCCTTTATCGGCGGCAATCCTTATGCCCAGGCATACCAGCGCGGGGTGAAAATCATCGGGGCTACCGCCCACTATGTAACCGAGGAGCTTGACGGCGGTCCGATCATTGAGCAGGATGTGCAGCGGGTCACCCACGGGGAAGATGTTGGCGAGCTGAAGCGGATCGGCCGCACAATCGAGCGTGTCGTTCTAGCCAGGGCGGTTAAATGGCATATCGAGGACCGTATCCTTGTTCATCAGAACAAGACGGTTGTGTTCAACTAA